The uncultured Desulfuromonas sp. genome has a segment encoding these proteins:
- the secY gene encoding preprotein translocase subunit SecY, protein MFKSLQNIFRIAELRQRILFTLMMLAVYRVGCHVPTPGVNGQVLASFFEGTQGTLLGMVSAFTGGALQRMTVFALGIMPYISASIILQLLTVVFEPVQRLSKEGEQGRKVITRWTRYGTVLLSVVQGAGIAVGLQSMNVAGDPVVPNQGIGFVILTVFTLTAGTAFIMWIGEQITERGIGNGISLIIFAGIIANMPSAIVNTIRLLRTGAMPPVTMLFILVLMVLVIMAIVFMERAQRRVPIHYAKRVVGMRNLGGQSSHLPLKINMSGVIPPIFASSIIMFPATVANFVHVEWVQKLAGMMTPSHWLYNVFFVAFIVFFCYFYTAVTFNPVDVAENVKNQGGYIPGVRPGKATSDYLDVVLSRLTFAGAIYVSIVCVLPTMLIGQLNVPFYFGGTSLLIVVGVGMDTASQIESHLISRSYEGFMRGASIKGRRG, encoded by the coding sequence TTGTTTAAAAGTCTTCAAAATATTTTCCGCATTGCGGAACTGCGCCAACGTATCCTGTTTACTTTGATGATGCTTGCTGTTTATCGGGTCGGTTGTCACGTCCCGACACCGGGTGTCAATGGTCAGGTTTTAGCGAGTTTTTTTGAAGGCACTCAAGGTACACTACTTGGGATGGTCAGTGCGTTTACCGGTGGCGCTTTACAGCGGATGACGGTTTTCGCACTGGGGATCATGCCCTATATCAGTGCCTCTATTATCCTGCAACTGCTGACGGTTGTTTTTGAACCGGTGCAGCGTTTATCCAAAGAAGGCGAGCAGGGCCGTAAGGTGATCACACGCTGGACGCGTTACGGAACCGTTCTTCTTTCCGTTGTGCAGGGTGCCGGGATTGCGGTTGGTCTGCAATCGATGAATGTTGCCGGAGACCCGGTTGTCCCGAATCAAGGCATCGGCTTCGTTATTCTGACCGTGTTTACCCTGACGGCGGGAACGGCATTTATTATGTGGATCGGTGAGCAGATTACTGAGCGTGGCATCGGCAATGGGATCTCTCTGATTATCTTTGCCGGTATTATCGCCAATATGCCGTCTGCTATCGTTAACACGATTCGCCTGCTGCGTACTGGAGCCATGCCTCCGGTGACTATGCTGTTTATTCTGGTGCTGATGGTGTTGGTTATTATGGCCATCGTCTTCATGGAGCGTGCTCAGCGTCGTGTGCCGATTCACTATGCCAAGCGGGTTGTGGGCATGCGCAATTTGGGCGGTCAGTCGAGCCATCTGCCTTTGAAGATTAATATGAGCGGCGTTATCCCGCCGATCTTTGCCAGTTCGATTATTATGTTCCCTGCGACCGTGGCCAATTTTGTCCATGTTGAATGGGTTCAGAAACTGGCGGGTATGATGACGCCAAGCCATTGGCTGTACAATGTGTTTTTTGTTGCATTCATTGTTTTCTTTTGTTATTTCTACACGGCTGTGACGTTCAACCCTGTTGATGTGGCGGAAAATGTTAAAAACCAGGGTGGCTATATACCCGGAGTGCGTCCCGGAAAAGCGACGTCAGATTATCTTGATGTTGTTTTGAGCCGATTGACGTTTGCCGGAGCTATTTATGTGTCCATTGTCTGTGTTCTGCCGACAATGCTGATTGGTCAGCTCAATGTCCCCTTCTATTTTGGCGGGACGTCCTTGCTGATTGTTGTCGGTGTTGGAATGGATACGGCGTCACAGATCGAGTCGCACCTGATCTCGCGCTCTTATGAAGGTTTTATGCGCGGGGCCAGTATCAAAGGGCGGCGGGGCTAA
- a CDS encoding adenylate kinase has translation MMKLILLGPPGAGKGTQAKTLVERLSVPQISTGDILRAAVKEGTPMGVKAKGFMDAGELVPDEVVVGIVKERLQKDDCAVGFILDGFPRTVPQADALSETLTALGKELDSVISLEVDTEALVARLAGRRTCKACGAGYHIEFEPPQKEGVCDKCGGELIQRDDDKEETIRNRMAVYLEQTLPLVDYYEKAGVLARVDGMLPIDDVRTAIFEILQVSE, from the coding sequence ATGATGAAGCTGATTTTGCTCGGACCTCCGGGGGCTGGTAAAGGGACGCAGGCGAAAACTCTTGTTGAGCGCTTGTCCGTTCCCCAAATATCAACCGGTGACATTTTGCGTGCGGCGGTTAAAGAAGGCACGCCGATGGGTGTCAAAGCCAAGGGGTTCATGGATGCCGGTGAATTGGTCCCAGATGAGGTTGTTGTCGGTATCGTCAAGGAACGCTTGCAAAAGGACGACTGTGCTGTCGGCTTTATACTTGATGGTTTTCCGCGCACGGTCCCTCAAGCTGATGCACTGAGTGAAACACTCACCGCTCTGGGCAAAGAGCTTGATTCGGTTATTTCTCTTGAAGTGGATACCGAAGCATTGGTTGCTCGCTTAGCGGGCCGTCGGACGTGTAAAGCCTGTGGTGCGGGTTATCATATAGAGTTCGAGCCGCCTCAAAAAGAGGGTGTTTGTGATAAATGTGGTGGCGAACTGATTCAACGTGATGACGATAAGGAAGAGACGATTCGCAACCGTATGGCGGTCTATCTCGAACAAACACTGCCCTTGGTCGATTATTACGAAAAAGCAGGTGTCTTAGCGCGCGTTGATGGGATGCTTCCCATTGATGACGTTCGCACTGCGATTTTCGAGATTTTACAGGTTTCTGAGTGA
- the map gene encoding type I methionyl aminopeptidase, with amino-acid sequence MIIVKTQQEIDKMRVSCRMVAEILQELREKVAPGVTTWELDQIAEQACLNRNAKPAFKGYGGFPCSICASPNHTVVHGFATKQPLVEGDIISIDFGVLFNGFYGDSAVTLPVGNVNREKARLMEVTKASLDAGIEKVAPGAYLSDVSAAVQTVVEAAGYSVVREFVGHGIGRSLHEDPQIPNYGKPGFGPKLKKGMVLAIEPMVNAGTQHVRVLDDGWTAVTQDGRPSAHFEHTVAVTETGYEILTRV; translated from the coding sequence GTGATTATCGTTAAAACGCAGCAAGAGATTGACAAGATGCGCGTCTCTTGTCGGATGGTCGCGGAAATCCTTCAGGAACTGCGCGAAAAGGTCGCCCCGGGCGTTACGACCTGGGAGTTGGATCAAATTGCGGAACAGGCATGTTTAAACAGGAACGCCAAGCCTGCATTTAAAGGTTATGGTGGTTTTCCTTGTTCTATTTGCGCTTCTCCAAATCACACGGTTGTTCACGGTTTTGCTACCAAGCAACCGTTAGTTGAAGGCGATATTATCAGTATTGACTTTGGTGTCCTCTTTAACGGCTTTTATGGCGATTCGGCTGTGACGCTGCCGGTAGGCAACGTTAATCGTGAAAAAGCCCGTCTAATGGAGGTTACCAAGGCATCTCTAGACGCTGGAATTGAAAAGGTTGCTCCAGGCGCTTACTTGTCTGATGTCTCTGCTGCAGTGCAAACTGTTGTTGAGGCGGCTGGATATTCCGTTGTCAGAGAATTCGTAGGTCATGGTATCGGTCGGTCTTTGCATGAAGATCCACAGATTCCTAACTACGGCAAACCCGGTTTCGGTCCCAAACTGAAAAAGGGGATGGTTCTCGCAATAGAACCAATGGTGAATGCCGGAACCCAGCATGTGCGTGTTCTTGATGACGGCTGGACTGCGGTGACGCAGGATGGACGTCCATCAGCTCACTTTGAGCATACGGTTGCGGTGACTGAAACTGGTTATGAAATACTGACCAGAGTGTAA
- the rpmJ gene encoding 50S ribosomal protein L36, protein MKVRASVKTICDKCKVIKRKGVLRVICENPKHKQRQG, encoded by the coding sequence ATGAAAGTTCGTGCATCTGTAAAGACTATTTGTGATAAATGCAAAGTCATCAAGCGCAAGGGTGTTTTGCGTGTGATTTGCGAAAACCCCAAACATAAGCAAAGACAGGGTTAA
- the rpsM gene encoding 30S ribosomal protein S13: MARIAGIDLPKNKRIEVALTYIYGIGRSTSQKILSQAGVDLNTRTDDLTEAEVGQIRKIIDDELKVEGDLRREVSMNIKRMMDLGNYRGLRHRRGLPVRGQKTKTNARTRKGPRKTVAGKKK, from the coding sequence TTGGCACGTATTGCTGGTATTGATTTACCGAAAAACAAACGAATTGAAGTTGCGCTGACCTATATTTACGGTATTGGACGCTCCACGTCTCAAAAAATCCTGTCTCAGGCTGGTGTCGATTTAAACACTCGTACTGATGATCTGACTGAAGCTGAAGTTGGTCAGATTCGTAAGATTATTGATGATGAGCTTAAGGTAGAAGGTGACCTGCGTCGCGAAGTGTCCATGAATATCAAGCGTATGATGGACCTGGGTAATTATCGCGGTTTGCGTCATCGTCGTGGCTTGCCTGTGCGTGGCCAAAAAACGAAGACAAATGCCCGTACCCGTAAGGGGCCGCGTAAGACGGTTGCTGGTAAGAAGAAATAA
- the rpsK gene encoding 30S ribosomal protein S11 — protein MAKPGKKVVRKSKAKKNIVNGVAHIQATFNNTIVSIADVSGNVISWATAGGSGFKGSRKSTPFAAQVAAETAAKAAQEHGLRNVEVCVKGPGSGRESALRALQSAGLNVTMIKDVTPIPHNGCRPPKRRRV, from the coding sequence ATGGCAAAGCCAGGTAAAAAAGTTGTAAGAAAAAGCAAGGCGAAAAAAAATATCGTCAATGGTGTTGCCCATATTCAGGCAACATTTAATAATACGATCGTTTCAATTGCCGATGTCAGTGGGAATGTCATTTCTTGGGCAACGGCGGGTGGATCCGGTTTTAAAGGTTCTCGTAAAAGCACACCTTTTGCGGCGCAGGTAGCTGCTGAGACGGCTGCTAAAGCGGCTCAAGAGCATGGTCTGCGTAATGTTGAGGTCTGTGTCAAGGGACCTGGTTCAGGTCGTGAATCAGCTTTGCGTGCTTTGCAGAGTGCCGGGCTCAACGTCACCATGATTAAAGATGTGACTCCGATCCCCCATAATGGCTGTCGTCCTCCCAAACGCCGTCGCGTGTAA
- the rpsD gene encoding 30S ribosomal protein S4 — translation MAKNFTAKGKIVRRLGVNIYGNPKYDRLLERRPTPPGEHGAGRRGKPSDYSRQLTEKQKVRFCYGLSEKQFRRVFDKAKSMKGITGHNMLVLLERRLDNMVFRLGLASTRSEARLFVRHGHFLVNGRKVDIPSYLVRAGDVIEVREKSRKIAKISEALDSVMRRGIPSWLELERDAFKGTVKSLPAREELTTPVFEEQLIVELYSK, via the coding sequence ATGGCAAAAAACTTTACAGCTAAAGGTAAAATTGTAAGACGTCTTGGGGTCAATATTTACGGTAATCCGAAATATGACCGCCTGCTTGAGCGCCGCCCCACACCTCCCGGTGAGCATGGTGCTGGTCGCCGTGGTAAGCCCTCGGACTATTCCCGCCAACTGACTGAGAAGCAAAAAGTTCGTTTTTGCTACGGCTTAAGTGAGAAGCAGTTCCGTCGCGTGTTTGATAAGGCGAAAAGCATGAAGGGCATCACCGGTCACAACATGCTGGTTTTGCTCGAGCGACGTCTTGATAATATGGTTTTCCGTCTCGGATTGGCTTCGACACGCTCTGAAGCGCGTCTGTTCGTCCGTCATGGACATTTTCTCGTCAACGGTCGCAAGGTCGATATCCCGTCCTACCTTGTGCGTGCTGGTGATGTGATTGAGGTTCGTGAAAAGAGTCGTAAGATCGCTAAGATCTCAGAAGCTCTTGACAGTGTAATGCGTCGTGGAATTCCCTCCTGGTTGGAGCTCGAGCGGGATGCGTTCAAAGGTACTGTTAAATCTTTGCCAGCGCGTGAAGAGTTGACGACTCCTGTGTTCGAGGAACAGTTGATTGTTGAACTCTATTCCAAGTAA
- a CDS encoding DNA-directed RNA polymerase subunit alpha, which translates to MYKNWRDLIKPKRLQVDSRSLTANYGKFFAEPFERGFGTTIGNSLRRILLSSLQGAAITSVRIKGVLHEFSTVPGVTEDVTDIILNLKSVLLRLEGQESRNIRIVKKGAGVITAGDIVTDSNVEILNPDLYIATCTKEADVEIDMVVSMGKGYVTAERNRDDKAPVGTIPIDSIFSPIKKVNYAVTNARVGQITDYDKLTLEVWTDGSVKPEDAVAYSAKILKEHLQMFINFDEEQIPEEEPEEEEVQKINENLYRSVEELELSVRSANCLKNARISLIGDLVQKTEAEMLKTQNFGRKSLNEIKDILAEMGLTLGMKLENFPDPEYLKVLQKSREEI; encoded by the coding sequence ATGTATAAAAACTGGAGAGATCTGATCAAGCCGAAACGCCTTCAAGTCGATTCTCGCAGCCTGACTGCCAATTATGGTAAGTTTTTTGCGGAGCCGTTTGAGCGTGGTTTCGGTACAACGATTGGTAACTCATTGCGCCGAATCCTGTTGTCCTCACTGCAGGGCGCGGCAATCACTTCAGTAAGAATCAAGGGCGTTCTTCACGAATTCTCGACCGTTCCGGGTGTCACAGAGGATGTGACGGACATTATTCTTAACCTGAAGTCAGTTTTGCTCCGTCTCGAAGGTCAGGAAAGTCGTAATATCCGCATCGTCAAGAAGGGTGCCGGGGTGATTACGGCAGGAGATATCGTTACGGATTCGAACGTCGAAATTCTCAATCCGGATCTGTATATTGCGACCTGTACCAAGGAAGCTGACGTTGAGATCGATATGGTTGTCTCTATGGGTAAAGGCTATGTCACCGCAGAGCGCAATCGCGATGACAAGGCGCCTGTTGGAACGATTCCCATCGATTCGATCTTTTCACCGATCAAAAAGGTCAATTATGCCGTCACCAATGCTCGTGTTGGTCAGATTACCGACTATGACAAGCTGACATTGGAAGTTTGGACGGACGGCAGTGTCAAGCCGGAAGACGCTGTGGCCTATTCGGCAAAGATTCTTAAAGAGCATCTGCAGATGTTTATCAACTTTGATGAAGAGCAGATCCCTGAAGAGGAGCCGGAAGAGGAAGAAGTACAGAAGATCAACGAGAACCTTTATCGCAGTGTTGAGGAGCTCGAGTTGTCGGTACGTAGTGCTAACTGCCTCAAAAATGCGCGTATCTCGTTGATTGGTGATCTGGTCCAGAAGACAGAAGCCGAAATGCTGAAAACTCAGAATTTCGGTCGTAAGTCACTTAACGAAATCAAGGATATTTTGGCTGAGATGGGTTTGACCTTGGGAATGAAACTTGAGAACTTCCCTGACCCTGAATATCTTAAAGTTTTGCAGAAAAGTCGGGAAGAAATCTAG
- the rplQ gene encoding 50S ribosomal protein L17 codes for MRHNKSGRRLGRNSSHRAAMLRNMVTSLIDHERITTTDARAKEVRKIAEKMITLGKRGDLHARRQALSVIREKDVVAKLFDRLAPRFSERAGGYTRIIKVGNRLGDNAPVSIIEFVDQEQAAE; via the coding sequence ATGCGTCACAATAAGTCAGGCCGCCGTTTAGGTCGCAATTCAAGTCATCGTGCTGCGATGCTGCGTAACATGGTTACGTCGCTGATCGATCACGAGCGCATCACAACGACGGATGCTCGTGCCAAAGAAGTTCGCAAGATCGCAGAAAAAATGATTACCTTAGGTAAACGGGGTGATCTGCATGCTCGTCGTCAGGCCCTCAGCGTCATTCGCGAAAAGGACGTTGTCGCTAAGCTGTTTGATCGCCTGGCACCGCGTTTCTCTGAGCGTGCGGGTGGCTATACCCGTATCATCAAAGTGGGTAACCGCCTTGGTGACAATGCTCCGGTCTCCATTATTGAATTTGTTGATCAAGAGCAAGCTGCCGAATAA
- the trpE gene encoding anthranilate synthase component I, whose translation MKITPTFSEFKTLSATGNLIPVYAEILADMETPVSAFKKIDDGALSFLLESIEGGEKWARYSLLGSGSGCVFRTRGDHYEIVRNGEVEECGDSHDPLEVLRRLLSKYRPVEMEGLPRFCGGAVGYLGYDMVRYVEKLPDSNPADIGAYDSCFIITDSILIFDNRQQKIKVVCNVHIEEGADLQQTYDDAVRTIQTLIDKLRQPRSLDIARPEGRHEFSANFTKHQFLDAVERCKEYVRSGDVIQVVLSQRFSAELKADPFDIYRSLRTINPSPYMFFLRFGATLVVGASPEVLVRKEEEVVEVRPIAGTRPRGKSVDEDEALEKELLADPKELAEHIMLVDLGRNDLGRICRTGSVEVSELKVIERYSHVMHIVSNVCGILESDMDAFDTFRATFPAGTLTGAPKIRAMEIIDEMEPQRREIYGGAVGYFSFSGNMDMAIAIRTLVIHDNQIHLQAGAGIVADSSPVAEYEETINKAKGVMKAIEMAEGGLE comes from the coding sequence ATGAAAATCACACCCACATTTTCAGAATTCAAGACATTGTCTGCGACGGGGAACCTGATTCCTGTTTATGCAGAGATTTTGGCCGATATGGAAACACCTGTTTCGGCCTTTAAAAAAATCGATGATGGTGCGTTGTCGTTTTTACTGGAAAGTATTGAGGGTGGTGAAAAGTGGGCGCGCTATTCTTTGTTGGGTAGCGGTTCAGGCTGTGTTTTTCGTACGCGCGGCGACCATTATGAAATTGTTCGTAACGGCGAGGTTGAAGAGTGTGGCGACAGTCATGACCCTCTTGAAGTCCTGCGTCGGTTATTGAGCAAGTATCGTCCTGTTGAGATGGAGGGGCTACCCCGTTTTTGCGGTGGCGCCGTCGGCTATCTCGGCTACGATATGGTGCGCTATGTCGAAAAATTGCCGGATAGCAATCCTGCGGATATCGGCGCCTATGACAGTTGCTTTATTATTACCGACTCGATTCTCATCTTCGATAATCGTCAACAGAAAATCAAGGTCGTCTGTAATGTGCACATTGAAGAGGGTGCTGACTTGCAGCAGACCTATGATGACGCTGTTCGCACAATCCAGACCCTGATCGACAAACTCCGTCAGCCGAGGTCTCTCGATATTGCCAGACCAGAAGGGCGTCATGAATTCAGTGCCAATTTCACCAAACATCAATTCCTCGACGCTGTTGAACGGTGCAAAGAATACGTTCGCTCCGGGGATGTTATTCAGGTGGTGTTGTCACAACGCTTCTCAGCCGAGCTCAAGGCCGATCCATTTGATATCTATCGTTCATTACGTACGATTAACCCTTCCCCCTATATGTTCTTTTTGCGTTTTGGCGCAACGTTGGTTGTCGGTGCCTCTCCGGAAGTTCTGGTTCGTAAAGAGGAAGAGGTTGTTGAAGTGCGGCCCATTGCCGGAACGCGTCCTCGCGGAAAGAGCGTTGACGAAGATGAGGCTCTGGAGAAAGAGCTGCTTGCCGATCCCAAAGAACTGGCGGAACATATCATGCTGGTTGATCTTGGTCGCAATGATCTGGGACGCATCTGCCGGACCGGCAGTGTTGAAGTCAGTGAGCTGAAAGTCATTGAGCGCTATTCCCATGTCATGCACATCGTTTCGAATGTGTGCGGTATTCTCGAGAGTGATATGGATGCCTTTGACACCTTTCGGGCAACCTTTCCTGCTGGTACCCTGACCGGTGCGCCGAAGATCCGGGCGATGGAGATCATTGATGAAATGGAACCACAGCGCCGCGAGATTTACGGTGGTGCAGTGGGCTATTTCTCCTTCTCGGGCAACATGGATATGGCCATCGCCATTCGTACCCTTGTTATCCATGACAATCAGATCCATTTACAGGCCGGAGCGGGAATTGTTGCGGACTCGTCACCGGTGGCCGAATACGAAGAGACGATTAACAAGGCCAAAGGGGTGATGAAGGCCATTGAGATGGCTGAAGGAGGGCTTGAATAA
- a CDS encoding aminodeoxychorismate/anthranilate synthase component II, with translation MLLMIDNYDSFTYNLVQYFRELGEEVVVYRNDAITLEEIAALQPEKLVISPGPCSPKEAGISVSAIQHFAGKLPILGVCLGHQAIGEAFGGNIVRADELMHGKTSAMYHNNTDLFTDLDNPFDATRYHSLVIERSTLPSCLEVTCWTDRDMIMGVAHKELAIWGVQFHPESILSLAGKPLLQNYLNLAEQFWREA, from the coding sequence ATGTTGCTGATGATTGATAATTATGACTCCTTTACCTATAATCTGGTCCAGTATTTTCGCGAATTGGGAGAAGAGGTGGTGGTGTATCGCAATGACGCCATCACTCTTGAAGAGATTGCCGCTCTGCAACCGGAAAAACTGGTAATTTCTCCCGGTCCCTGCAGCCCCAAGGAGGCGGGAATCTCCGTGTCCGCCATCCAGCATTTTGCCGGCAAACTGCCGATCCTCGGTGTGTGTCTCGGCCACCAGGCCATCGGTGAAGCGTTTGGCGGCAACATTGTTCGCGCGGATGAATTGATGCACGGTAAAACCAGTGCCATGTACCATAATAATACGGATTTATTTACCGATCTTGACAACCCCTTTGATGCCACCCGATATCATTCTCTGGTCATCGAGCGCTCTACATTGCCTTCCTGCCTGGAGGTCACCTGCTGGACGGATCGCGATATGATTATGGGTGTGGCCCATAAGGAACTGGCCATCTGGGGCGTTCAGTTTCATCCAGAATCAATTTTGTCCCTGGCGGGTAAACCGTTATTGCAGAATTATCTCAACCTTGCCGAACAGTTCTGGAGGGAAGCATGA
- the trpD gene encoding anthranilate phosphoribosyltransferase, which translates to MIKAAIGRVVDGHDLSENEMVDVMNQIMGGEATPAQIGAFITALRLKGETVAEISGAARVMRAHATPIRVGAALDLDREEINTDQETILDTCGTGGSGTKSFNISTTVAFIVAACGVKVAKHGNRSVSSACGSADVLEELGVNLDVTSAVVESCINELNVGFLYAPALHGAMKYAIGPRREIGIRTIFNVLGPLTNPAKADRQVLGVYRKDLVKTLAEVLCHLGCKRGFVVHGSDGMDEVTLTGPTDVARIDDGEITLSTIRPEDFGLGCCALEELQGGDAKANAIIVRDILHGKPGPKRDVVLLNSAFALVAAGVVEDLSAGLDMARQTIDTGLATLKLEGLIRMTNQ; encoded by the coding sequence ATGATTAAAGCAGCCATCGGTCGTGTCGTTGACGGACATGATTTGAGTGAAAACGAGATGGTGGATGTGATGAACCAGATCATGGGCGGCGAAGCGACACCGGCCCAGATTGGTGCCTTTATTACCGCCTTGCGTCTCAAAGGGGAAACCGTCGCCGAGATCAGCGGTGCCGCCCGGGTAATGCGCGCCCATGCGACACCGATTCGCGTCGGTGCGGCGCTCGACCTTGACCGCGAAGAGATCAACACGGATCAGGAAACCATTCTCGATACCTGTGGTACCGGCGGCAGCGGGACCAAGAGTTTTAATATCTCCACGACGGTGGCGTTTATTGTTGCCGCCTGCGGCGTCAAGGTCGCTAAACACGGCAACCGAAGTGTCTCTTCAGCGTGCGGAAGTGCCGACGTGTTGGAGGAGCTCGGTGTTAATCTCGATGTCACGTCGGCAGTTGTTGAATCCTGTATCAATGAGCTCAATGTCGGATTTCTTTATGCCCCGGCTCTGCATGGGGCCATGAAATACGCGATTGGCCCACGCCGCGAGATCGGCATTCGCACGATTTTTAACGTGCTCGGCCCATTGACCAATCCAGCTAAAGCGGATCGCCAGGTGCTTGGGGTCTATCGAAAAGATCTGGTCAAGACCTTGGCTGAAGTGTTGTGCCACCTCGGCTGCAAACGTGGCTTTGTCGTCCATGGCAGTGACGGGATGGATGAAGTGACCCTGACCGGACCGACGGATGTCGCGCGTATTGACGATGGCGAGATTACCCTGTCGACCATCCGTCCTGAGGATTTCGGTTTAGGTTGTTGTGCTCTGGAGGAGCTGCAGGGCGGCGATGCTAAAGCCAATGCGATTATTGTCCGGGATATTCTTCACGGCAAACCTGGGCCAAAACGGGATGTTGTGTTGCTGAACAGCGCCTTCGCCCTGGTTGCCGCCGGTGTGGTGGAAGATCTTTCCGCGGGATTGGACATGGCGCGGCAGACGATTGATACTGGTTTAGCCACGCTGAAACTTGAAGGCCTGATTCGGATGACCAACCAATGA
- the trpC gene encoding indole-3-glycerol phosphate synthase TrpC codes for MILDKILAHKQIEVAGAKQRYSVAQLQERIAQAPATRGFERSLRQRAANGVAIIAEVKKGSPSKGIIREDFDPVAIAKGYEAAGATCLSVLTDEAFFYGHLDFLQQIAAEVHLPLLRKDFIIDAHQIYEARAFGADAILLIAAALDLHQLQDFHALAQQLDLDVLLEVHNEEELEVALQTDCTLIGVNNRCLKTFVTDIAVSERLLPNIPSSRLVVSESGIQDYASITRLQKAGAGAFLIGESLMREGDFAAKLAQLLGGGGV; via the coding sequence ATGATACTTGATAAGATTCTTGCCCATAAACAGATCGAAGTGGCCGGCGCCAAACAGCGCTACAGTGTCGCTCAGTTACAGGAGCGCATCGCTCAGGCACCGGCAACACGCGGCTTCGAGCGCAGCCTGCGTCAGCGCGCCGCCAATGGCGTGGCGATTATCGCCGAGGTGAAAAAGGGATCCCCCTCCAAAGGGATTATCCGTGAAGATTTTGACCCGGTGGCCATTGCCAAGGGTTATGAAGCGGCCGGAGCCACCTGCCTGTCGGTGTTGACGGATGAAGCATTTTTCTACGGCCACCTGGATTTTTTGCAGCAGATTGCCGCTGAGGTTCACTTGCCGCTGCTGCGCAAAGATTTCATCATTGATGCCCATCAGATTTATGAAGCGCGCGCTTTCGGCGCCGACGCCATCCTGTTGATTGCGGCAGCACTGGATCTTCACCAGCTGCAGGACTTCCATGCTTTGGCCCAACAGCTGGACCTCGATGTCCTGCTCGAGGTGCATAACGAAGAGGAACTCGAGGTCGCTCTGCAGACGGACTGTACCCTGATCGGCGTGAATAACCGTTGTCTGAAAACCTTTGTTACCGACATTGCCGTCAGCGAACGATTGCTGCCGAACATTCCCAGCTCCCGTTTGGTGGTGTCGGAAAGCGGGATTCAGGATTACGCGTCGATTACCCGGTTGCAAAAGGCCGGTGCCGGAGCCTTTCTCATCGGTGAAAGCCTGATGCGCGAAGGAGACTTTGCCGCCAAGTTGGCGCAACTGCTCGGAGGTGGCGGTGTCTGA
- a CDS encoding phosphoribosylanthranilate isomerase: MSDTLRFADVKVKICGITTLQDALAAVEAGADALGFVFYPRSSRYVAPEKAAQIIRQLPAFVTTVGLFVNEKAQAIDDIVATCLLDVVQLHGDESPEQCHCSAARVIKALRIRDEESLIAIDRYPVTSLLLDAWCDQAYGGTGKVGRWDLARQVADNNVVILAGGLTPDNVAQAVRDVAPYAVDVSSGVESAPGIKDPALMSAFVQQAKNARS, from the coding sequence GTGTCTGACACGTTGCGCTTCGCCGACGTTAAGGTGAAGATTTGCGGCATCACCACGTTACAGGATGCCTTGGCCGCCGTCGAAGCCGGTGCCGATGCCCTGGGTTTTGTGTTTTATCCGCGCAGTTCACGTTATGTTGCGCCGGAAAAGGCCGCGCAGATCATCCGTCAGTTACCGGCGTTTGTCACCACCGTGGGGCTGTTCGTCAACGAAAAGGCACAGGCGATTGACGATATCGTGGCGACATGCCTGCTGGATGTTGTGCAACTGCATGGTGACGAATCCCCAGAGCAGTGTCACTGCTCCGCGGCCCGGGTGATCAAGGCGTTGCGTATTCGTGATGAGGAAAGTCTGATCGCAATCGACCGTTATCCGGTCACATCCCTGCTGCTCGATGCCTGGTGTGACCAGGCGTATGGCGGCACCGGGAAAGTGGGGCGCTGGGATCTGGCGCGCCAGGTTGCCGACAACAACGTTGTCATTTTGGCCGGAGGGTTGACCCCGGACAATGTTGCCCAGGCGGTGCGCGACGTTGCCCCTTATGCCGTTGATGTGTCCAGCGGGGTGGAGAGTGCCCCGGGAATTAAAGATCCGGCGCTGATGAGCGCCTTTGTACAACAGGCTAAAAACGCCAGGAGTTAA